One region of Candidatus Peribacteraceae bacterium genomic DNA includes:
- a CDS encoding 2-oxoacid:acceptor oxidoreductase subunit alpha, whose protein sequence is MNRVSLKIVGASGQGINSIGEVLAKGLKRAGYCIFGYREYPSLIKGGHASYQLDVSDTLLGSSERRVDVLVSLNHHGLQVNLPDLKEGGILIHSTQGWKFGTEEEALLQQRKIRVVYLPVETILQKLKAKAILGNVLIAAFVWKVLGCDREALKTFVGRRFAKKKDLLELNMRCIEEGYGFSDASAGAVSVTLPAAQEKWKDHLLLTGNHAVGLGAIHAGVRVYAGYPMTPSSPILTYIAEQQNKTGMVIKQAEDEITAAQMVSGAMLMGARALTATSGGGFDLMAETLSLNGLLENPTVFILAQRPGPATGLPTWTAQADLLMAVHGAHGEFPRCVMAVSGSQDAFLIMAEAFNIAEEHQISVIVLTDKQLGEALYTQQPYDQTQTQLRRGKLVTDPAELASLKPSDRYDPSVPDGISKRWLPGAKAATFCAQGDEHTPEGASSETAENARAQMEKRMRKMEGLRQALPDPQIITAEGEKEGAWEPTGDLDLLLVSWGSNASLIFDVLRSPELRGKNVAYLHYACLWPLKTETLERLAKKAKRTALVECNAQGQLGQLIRMECGLAIPDKILKYDGRPFFYDELLDRLSLLLSPQS, encoded by the coding sequence GTGAACCGCGTTTCGCTGAAGATCGTCGGCGCTTCCGGCCAGGGCATCAATTCCATCGGGGAAGTCCTCGCCAAAGGGCTCAAGCGGGCCGGGTACTGCATTTTCGGGTACCGCGAGTATCCCTCCCTCATCAAGGGCGGGCATGCCAGCTATCAGCTCGACGTTTCCGACACGCTCCTGGGAAGCAGCGAGCGGCGCGTGGACGTTCTTGTCTCCCTCAACCACCACGGGCTGCAGGTGAACCTCCCGGATCTGAAGGAGGGGGGCATCCTCATCCATTCCACGCAGGGGTGGAAGTTCGGCACGGAAGAGGAAGCGCTTCTGCAACAGCGGAAGATACGGGTCGTCTACCTTCCGGTGGAGACGATCCTGCAGAAGCTGAAGGCGAAGGCCATCCTGGGCAACGTGCTCATCGCCGCGTTCGTGTGGAAGGTGCTGGGGTGCGACCGCGAGGCGCTCAAGACGTTCGTCGGTCGGCGCTTCGCGAAGAAGAAGGACCTGTTGGAACTCAACATGCGCTGCATCGAGGAGGGGTACGGCTTTTCGGACGCTTCGGCGGGAGCCGTCTCGGTCACGCTTCCGGCGGCGCAGGAAAAGTGGAAGGACCACCTGCTCCTCACCGGCAACCATGCCGTGGGTCTGGGCGCCATCCATGCCGGCGTACGCGTGTACGCGGGGTATCCCATGACGCCGAGCAGTCCCATCCTTACGTACATCGCGGAGCAGCAGAACAAGACCGGGATGGTCATCAAGCAGGCGGAGGACGAGATCACGGCGGCGCAGATGGTCTCCGGCGCCATGCTCATGGGCGCGCGCGCCCTCACGGCCACGTCCGGCGGCGGCTTCGACCTTATGGCCGAGACGCTTTCCCTCAACGGACTCCTCGAGAACCCCACGGTATTCATCCTCGCACAGCGGCCGGGCCCCGCCACGGGGCTGCCCACGTGGACGGCGCAGGCCGACCTGCTCATGGCGGTCCATGGCGCGCACGGCGAATTCCCGCGCTGCGTGATGGCGGTGAGCGGAAGCCAGGACGCGTTCCTCATCATGGCGGAGGCGTTCAATATCGCGGAGGAGCACCAGATCTCCGTCATCGTCCTCACGGACAAGCAGTTGGGCGAGGCGCTCTACACGCAGCAGCCGTACGACCAAACACAGACGCAACTCCGCCGCGGGAAGCTGGTGACGGATCCGGCGGAGCTCGCGTCGCTCAAGCCTTCCGACCGCTACGACCCCTCCGTTCCCGACGGCATTTCCAAGCGATGGCTCCCCGGAGCAAAGGCGGCGACGTTCTGCGCGCAGGGCGATGAGCACACGCCGGAGGGGGCTTCCAGCGAGACTGCGGAGAACGCGCGCGCGCAGATGGAGAAGCGGATGCGCAAGATGGAAGGGCTCCGGCAGGCGCTGCCCGATCCCCAGATCATCACCGCGGAGGGCGAGAAGGAGGGCGCATGGGAACCTACGGGGGACCTGGACCTCCTCCTCGTCAGTTGGGGGAGCAACGCCTCCCTCATCTTCGATGTGCTGCGCAGCCCCGAGCTCCGGGGCAAGAACGTCGCGTACCTGCACTACGCCTGCCTGTGGCCGCTCAAGACGGAGACGCTGGAGCGTCTTGCGAAGAAGGCGAAGCGCACCGCGCTCGTGGAGTGCAACGCGCAGGGGCAGCTGGGCCAACTCATCCGGATGGAGTGCGGCCTCGCCATCCCGGACAAGATCCTCAAGTACGACGGCCGACCGTTCTTCTACGACGAGCTCCTCGATCGCCTTTCCCTCCTCCTAAGTCCTCAGTCCTAA
- a CDS encoding 2,3-diphosphoglycerate-dependent phosphoglycerate mutase produces MGTLVLIRHGQSQWNLENRFTGWTDQPLTERGRKDAEAAGKALKKFRFHRAFTSRLIRANETLDLILNTLGQADIPVLMDSALNERHYGDLQGLNKAETVKKYGEEQVQQWRRSYATRPPNGESHEDCERRTKPFFLQYVLPHLRDGETVLIAAHGNSLRPIIKHLENMDPEEAAKMEIGLCTPYVYTLEGEKMTGKEVMEVPGIVTKGASLTEANVSEGRL; encoded by the coding sequence ATGGGAACTCTCGTCCTTATCCGTCACGGACAATCCCAATGGAACTTGGAGAACCGCTTCACGGGCTGGACGGACCAGCCCCTTACTGAACGCGGGCGCAAGGATGCGGAGGCGGCGGGGAAGGCGTTGAAGAAGTTCCGCTTCCACCGGGCGTTCACCTCGCGGCTCATCCGGGCGAATGAGACGCTGGACCTCATCCTCAACACGCTCGGCCAGGCGGATATCCCCGTCCTCATGGATTCGGCGCTCAACGAACGCCACTACGGTGACTTGCAGGGGCTCAACAAGGCGGAAACGGTGAAGAAGTACGGGGAGGAGCAGGTGCAACAGTGGCGCCGGAGTTATGCAACCCGGCCGCCGAACGGTGAGAGCCACGAGGATTGCGAGCGGCGTACGAAGCCGTTCTTCCTCCAGTACGTGCTTCCCCATCTTCGCGACGGCGAAACGGTCCTCATTGCGGCGCACGGCAACAGCCTCCGTCCCATCATCAAGCACCTGGAAAATATGGATCCCGAGGAGGCGGCCAAGATGGAAATCGGCCTGTGTACTCCCTACGTTTATACCCTGGAGGGGGAGAAGATGACGGGGAAGGAAGTGATGGAAGTGCCCGGGATCGTGACGAAGGGGGCATCGCTGACGGAGGCGAACGTTTCCGAAGGGCGCCTATGA
- the trmD gene encoding tRNA (guanosine(37)-N1)-methyltransferase TrmD — translation MRIDVLTLFPAMFQGPLTESILARAQGEKLLGIRFHDLRQYGLGNYKQVDDSPYGGGAGMVMRPDVLVNAIEKVTEEGRKEFPRRKPHRIYFSPRGKKLTQAKAERLATKPWLLLLCGRYEGIDQRVIDGWIDEEVSIGDYVLTGGELPAMVLIDAVARQIPGVLGKEESAQEESFSPSLGRKKEYPHYTRPEEFRGSKVPPVLLSGNHKEIEKWRKGQLR, via the coding sequence ATGCGCATCGATGTCCTCACGCTGTTCCCGGCCATGTTCCAGGGGCCTCTCACTGAGAGCATCCTTGCGCGCGCGCAGGGGGAGAAGCTGCTGGGTATCCGCTTCCACGACCTGCGCCAGTACGGCTTGGGGAACTACAAGCAGGTGGATGATTCTCCCTACGGCGGTGGCGCGGGAATGGTGATGCGGCCGGATGTGCTGGTGAACGCCATCGAGAAAGTGACCGAAGAGGGGCGCAAGGAGTTTCCACGCCGCAAGCCGCACCGCATCTATTTCTCTCCCCGAGGGAAGAAGCTCACGCAAGCGAAGGCGGAACGCCTGGCCACCAAGCCTTGGCTCCTCCTCCTGTGCGGCCGCTACGAAGGCATAGACCAGCGCGTGATCGACGGGTGGATCGACGAGGAGGTCTCCATCGGTGATTACGTGCTCACCGGCGGCGAGCTTCCCGCCATGGTCCTCATCGACGCCGTGGCGCGGCAGATCCCCGGCGTGCTGGGGAAGGAAGAATCTGCGCAGGAGGAAAGCTTCTCCCCCTCCCTCGGGCGCAAGAAGGAGTACCCCCACTACACCCGCCCGGAGGAGTTCCGCGGCAGCAAGGTCCCCCCCGTCCTCCTCTCCGGTAACCATAAGGAGATCGAAAAGTGGAGGAAAGGACAGCTGCGTTGA
- a CDS encoding UDP-N-acetylglucosamine 2-epimerase: MQEVSFRSPSFFDDIGSRKEKRVHLVMIATKPDIIKQVPLYRKLRERGHLVLLGHTGQHYSDNLSGGMLKEFGVEPDFNLNVRGSMYEVVSQIIGRLGWVMEELKKRGKTVVPYVHGDTTTAMAASNAGYCHGFASVHVEAGIRTLSPAYQKWFSVQEESEKGLRTPLRPAERGYEGQAPDLGRRRWEFSDIQGWRQFLMERKNWERGSLEPYPEQFNTRCSEAGTGIHLAPVELDREFLIGEGFPEDRIAVVGNSVADATLEAVERAKGSEIFNKYPRLKEGNFVRFCIHRRENCASDRRFLAIYGAMKSLIEEGRGVLLISLFQTESALLRLDLKAEVEALAEKHANFIYSPVWPQYGDVIAAMMKASVCATDSGSMQEEMNILGVPCVTLRFGSDRSESAMGGGNLIAPPVDSVGIKRIIEYAWDNEEMRKAPKLYGENVSKRCIDVVDKILKKEEVFRDEEGRLGVNAKWEM, translated from the coding sequence ATGCAGGAGGTCAGTTTCCGCTCACCGTCGTTCTTCGATGACATCGGTTCCCGAAAGGAGAAACGCGTGCATTTGGTGATGATCGCCACGAAGCCGGATATCATCAAACAGGTTCCCCTCTATCGGAAGTTGCGCGAACGAGGCCACCTGGTCCTCCTCGGCCACACCGGCCAGCATTATTCGGATAACCTGAGCGGCGGCATGCTCAAGGAGTTCGGCGTGGAGCCGGATTTCAACTTGAACGTCCGCGGATCCATGTACGAAGTGGTGAGCCAGATCATCGGGCGGCTGGGGTGGGTGATGGAGGAACTGAAGAAGCGCGGGAAGACCGTGGTCCCGTACGTCCATGGGGATACCACCACGGCCATGGCTGCATCGAATGCCGGGTACTGCCATGGGTTCGCGTCGGTGCACGTGGAAGCGGGGATACGGACTCTATCACCTGCATATCAGAAATGGTTCTCGGTTCAGGAGGAATCTGAGAAAGGACTTAGGACCCCACTTCGCCCCGCGGAGCGGGGCTACGAGGGGCAGGCTCCGGACTTAGGACGAAGGAGATGGGAATTTTCGGATATTCAGGGCTGGAGGCAATTCTTGATGGAGCGGAAGAACTGGGAGCGCGGGAGCTTGGAACCGTACCCCGAGCAGTTCAACACGCGTTGCAGCGAGGCGGGCACGGGCATCCACCTCGCCCCCGTGGAACTGGACCGCGAGTTCCTCATCGGAGAAGGTTTCCCGGAGGACCGCATCGCGGTGGTGGGCAATTCCGTCGCGGATGCCACGCTGGAGGCGGTGGAGCGTGCGAAGGGGAGCGAAATCTTCAACAAGTATCCGCGCCTCAAGGAGGGGAACTTCGTCCGCTTCTGCATCCATCGGAGGGAGAACTGCGCTTCGGACAGGCGCTTCCTGGCCATCTATGGCGCCATGAAGTCCCTCATCGAAGAAGGCCGGGGCGTGCTCCTCATTTCCCTCTTCCAAACCGAATCGGCGCTGCTGCGTCTGGACCTCAAAGCGGAAGTGGAAGCCTTGGCGGAAAAGCATGCGAACTTCATCTACTCCCCCGTCTGGCCGCAGTACGGCGACGTGATCGCCGCCATGATGAAGGCCTCCGTGTGCGCCACCGATTCCGGTTCCATGCAGGAGGAGATGAACATTCTCGGCGTGCCGTGCGTCACGCTGCGGTTCGGCTCGGACCGGAGCGAATCCGCCATGGGGGGAGGCAACCTCATCGCGCCGCCGGTGGATTCCGTGGGCATCAAGCGCATCATCGAGTACGCGTGGGACAATGAGGAGATGCGGAAGGCGCCCAAGCTCTACGGGGAGAACGTGAGCAAGAGGTGCATTGATGTGGTGGATAAGATTCTTAAGAAGGAGGAGGTGTTTCGGGATGAGGAGGGAAGGCTGGGGGTGAATGCAAAATGGGAAATGTAA
- a CDS encoding transglutaminase domain-containing protein: MTSVADHEHQSVAAFLAEHHVDPSEPDIALIELAHAVAAIPWGEARTIADVMAKGVGTCRGKHRVFLEGCRQLGIEARPVVCTFHWQEQEILYPPQLKAFLEDHHWPQNHTFAQVQVDGQWIDVDLTWDPALKPHGFWTFPEDWEGENSFHAVKILERWDGADIQAKVDELQNLLTPEQRGAQEHFLREFIAWVASLR, translated from the coding sequence ATGACCTCCGTCGCCGATCATGAGCATCAATCGGTCGCCGCCTTCCTCGCGGAGCATCACGTCGATCCCTCGGAACCGGATATCGCACTCATCGAACTGGCGCACGCGGTTGCGGCGATCCCCTGGGGGGAGGCGCGGACGATCGCGGACGTGATGGCCAAGGGCGTGGGGACGTGCCGTGGCAAGCACCGCGTATTCCTGGAAGGGTGCCGGCAACTCGGCATCGAGGCGCGCCCCGTCGTCTGCACGTTCCATTGGCAGGAGCAGGAGATCCTGTATCCGCCGCAACTCAAGGCGTTCCTGGAAGACCACCACTGGCCGCAGAACCACACGTTCGCGCAGGTGCAGGTCGATGGCCAGTGGATTGATGTGGACCTCACGTGGGATCCGGCGCTCAAGCCCCACGGCTTCTGGACGTTCCCGGAGGATTGGGAGGGTGAGAATTCCTTCCATGCCGTCAAGATACTGGAACGCTGGGACGGGGCGGATATCCAGGCGAAAGTTGATGAGCTTCAGAACCTCCTCACGCCGGAGCAGCGGGGGGCGCAGGAGCACTTTCTGCGCGAGTTCATCGCGTGGGTGGCATCGTTGCGGTAA
- a CDS encoding transposase, whose protein sequence is MALDGTSPLFAGRYRNDSARCAPWDYSSTGAYFVTINTKDRIPWFGTVRNGIMGLSDVGSIVSEEWMKTPTIRPYVILDEWVVMPDHIHGIIVLHRRPDGERIIDASRHHESPMARFKPHTLGAIINQFKSKCTKRIWAAGYGGFAWQPRYHDRIIRDADAMVRIRAYIRHNPRVWGRSS, encoded by the coding sequence ATGGCACTGGATGGGACATCGCCGCTGTTCGCGGGACGGTATAGGAATGACTCGGCGCGCTGCGCGCCGTGGGATTACTCCTCGACCGGCGCGTACTTCGTGACCATCAATACCAAGGATCGCATCCCGTGGTTCGGAACGGTGCGGAACGGGATCATGGGTTTATCGGATGTCGGATCCATCGTCTCCGAGGAATGGATGAAAACGCCCACCATACGTCCCTACGTCATCCTGGATGAATGGGTCGTGATGCCGGACCACATCCATGGGATCATCGTCTTACACCGACGACCCGACGGGGAACGGATCATCGATGCATCGCGACATCACGAGTCACCCATGGCGCGGTTCAAACCGCATACGCTGGGTGCAATCATCAACCAATTCAAATCGAAATGCACAAAACGCATATGGGCGGCGGGGTACGGCGGTTTCGCATGGCAACCGCGGTACCATGACCGCATCATCCGGGATGCCGACGCGATGGTCCGCATCCGTGCGTATATCCGTCATAATCCGCGGGTGTGGGGCCGTTCGTCGTAA
- a CDS encoding thioredoxin domain-containing protein → MHFKFLQRLRLTPAFIILSLLTACTVQQTSRQDENPPFLSLLTASGSSSVSSGTPVAARDPGRNGATFDIGPEDAPALLLFTNHACAYCRQFQEQILPRLKADFIDKGKLRLQTAILPINKYPLSGRETAALACAQAQGKGEQMHAALFALRDHTEAELLAAVQALAMKMEEFTACLSSPQTAALVQTQADLAAERNVTLVPTLFFGEEKQTGLPRYADLRGWIESGLDD, encoded by the coding sequence TTGCATTTCAAATTTCTCCAAAGGCTTCGACTCACTCCGGCCTTCATCATCCTCTCCCTCCTCACGGCTTGCACCGTGCAACAGACGAGCAGGCAGGATGAAAACCCGCCCTTCCTCTCGCTCCTCACGGCCTCCGGCTCCTCCAGCGTCTCCTCCGGCACGCCCGTGGCCGCGCGGGACCCGGGACGCAACGGCGCCACGTTCGACATCGGTCCCGAGGACGCCCCCGCCCTCCTCCTCTTCACCAACCACGCCTGCGCGTACTGTCGGCAGTTCCAGGAACAGATTCTCCCCCGCCTTAAGGCGGACTTCATCGACAAGGGGAAACTGCGGTTGCAAACCGCCATCCTCCCCATCAACAAGTACCCGCTGAGCGGGAGGGAGACCGCCGCGCTCGCCTGCGCCCAAGCCCAGGGGAAAGGGGAGCAGATGCACGCCGCGCTCTTCGCGCTGCGGGACCACACGGAAGCGGAACTCTTGGCCGCCGTCCAAGCGCTGGCGATGAAGATGGAGGAGTTCACCGCCTGCCTCTCCTCGCCGCAAACGGCCGCACTCGTGCAGACGCAGGCGGACCTGGCCGCAGAGCGCAACGTGACACTCGTCCCCACGCTCTTCTTCGGGGAAGAGAAGCAGACCGGCCTGCCGCGCTACGCGGACTTGCGGGGATGGATCGAGAGCGGGTTGGATGATTGA
- a CDS encoding WecB/TagA/CpsF family glycosyltransferase codes for MDRVTLLGVPIDAITMDRAVGKILAFLESQRQHHVATPNAEMLVEAAKNGTFRQILQRTSLNLPDGTGLLWMARMTRQVLPSRVTGVDTMQELCAALTAEYPVFLLGARPGVAEKAAAKLKERNPRLKIAGTFAGSPREEEAREIVARINAVNPSLLFVAYGSPAQELWIARHLNAMTGVRVAMGVGGSFDFIAGEQKRAPRFLRKLGLEWVWRLIREPRRIGRIWNAVVVFPSLVVRFGRECP; via the coding sequence GTGGATCGGGTCACCCTCCTCGGCGTCCCCATCGATGCCATCACCATGGACCGGGCGGTGGGGAAGATTTTAGCGTTCCTCGAGAGCCAGCGTCAGCACCACGTGGCCACGCCTAACGCGGAGATGCTTGTGGAGGCGGCGAAGAACGGCACGTTCCGGCAGATCCTGCAGCGCACGAGCCTCAACCTGCCGGACGGCACCGGCTTGCTCTGGATGGCGCGCATGACCCGCCAAGTTCTCCCCAGCCGCGTGACGGGCGTGGACACCATGCAGGAACTGTGCGCCGCGCTCACGGCGGAGTATCCCGTCTTCCTGCTCGGCGCGCGCCCCGGCGTGGCGGAGAAGGCGGCGGCGAAGCTCAAGGAACGGAATCCCCGCCTGAAGATCGCAGGAACCTTTGCCGGGTCGCCGCGGGAGGAGGAGGCGCGGGAGATCGTGGCGCGCATCAACGCCGTGAATCCTTCCCTCCTCTTCGTCGCCTACGGTTCACCGGCGCAGGAGCTGTGGATCGCGCGGCACCTCAATGCCATGACGGGCGTGCGGGTGGCGATGGGCGTGGGCGGCTCCTTCGACTTCATCGCGGGGGAGCAGAAGAGGGCGCCGCGTTTCCTGCGGAAACTGGGGCTGGAGTGGGTGTGGCGGCTCATACGGGAACCGCGGAGGATCGGGAGAATATGGAACGCGGTGGTCGTCTTCCCTTCTCTCGTCGTGAGGTTTGGGAGAGAGTGCCCCTAA
- a CDS encoding thiamine pyrophosphate-dependent enzyme, which produces MSIPLESNGIPTMQDYASPVPCTWCDGCGDYGIWTALKRALVESKIEPWQALLCFDVGCHGNMADKIGGYRFHGLHGRVIPFAAGAKLANPRVHVIAVGGDGASFSEGVGHLVHAVRSNYPITFILHNNANYGLTTGQASALTPKGQKMNSSPNGIPERTIPSMDFIFSLQPTFVARAFSGNIPQMVQVFQAALRHRGFAFVDVLQACPTYNAFATHEYLLEKCYDVATVNHDPSDFQKARALAVDTSQKIATGILYRNEDVPSFYEELEPRKDRQTTAVEEVALQDVTELMKEFV; this is translated from the coding sequence ATGTCCATCCCCTTGGAAAGCAACGGCATCCCCACCATGCAGGACTACGCCTCCCCCGTACCCTGCACGTGGTGCGACGGGTGCGGCGACTACGGCATCTGGACCGCCCTCAAGCGCGCGCTGGTGGAGAGCAAGATCGAGCCGTGGCAGGCGCTCCTCTGCTTTGACGTGGGCTGCCACGGGAACATGGCGGATAAGATCGGCGGGTACCGCTTCCACGGCCTCCACGGCCGCGTGATCCCCTTCGCCGCGGGCGCCAAGCTGGCCAATCCCCGGGTCCACGTGATCGCGGTGGGCGGCGACGGCGCCAGCTTCTCCGAGGGCGTGGGCCACCTGGTGCACGCCGTCCGCAGCAACTACCCCATCACCTTCATCCTCCACAACAACGCCAACTACGGCCTCACCACCGGCCAGGCGAGCGCCCTCACGCCCAAGGGGCAGAAGATGAACAGCAGCCCCAACGGCATCCCGGAGCGCACCATCCCCTCCATGGATTTCATCTTCTCGCTCCAACCCACCTTCGTGGCGCGCGCGTTCTCCGGGAACATCCCGCAGATGGTTCAGGTCTTCCAGGCCGCCCTCCGGCACCGCGGCTTCGCGTTCGTGGATGTCCTCCAAGCCTGCCCCACGTACAACGCCTTCGCCACGCACGAGTACCTGCTGGAGAAGTGCTACGACGTCGCCACGGTTAACCACGATCCTTCGGATTTCCAGAAGGCGCGGGCGCTGGCCGTGGACACGTCGCAGAAGATCGCCACGGGCATCCTCTACCGCAACGAAGACGTCCCGAGTTTCTACGAGGAGTTGGAGCCGCGGAAAGACAGGCAGACCACGGCGGTGGAGGAAGTGGCGTTGCAGGACGTGACGGAGCTGATGAAGGAGTTTGTGTGA
- a CDS encoding DUF167 domain-containing protein produces the protein MIEDLQETLQREGSVTLSLRVRPNAPESRLRGKMEDGSIKVDVAAPAEEGKANAALVKFLAGKFDVHASQVEVLAGGGNRRKLVRITR, from the coding sequence ATGATTGAAGATCTGCAGGAGACGTTGCAACGGGAAGGTTCGGTCACCCTTTCCCTCCGCGTGCGCCCCAACGCGCCGGAATCGCGGCTGCGGGGGAAGATGGAGGATGGGAGCATCAAAGTAGATGTCGCCGCGCCGGCGGAGGAAGGGAAGGCGAACGCGGCACTCGTGAAGTTCCTGGCGGGGAAGTTCGACGTGCACGCTTCCCAAGTGGAAGTCCTTGCGGGAGGCGGGAATAGGAGGAAGCTTGTGAGGATTACACGATGA
- a CDS encoding glycosyltransferase → MQNPLVSILMPTYKPDARFLREAVESVLAQTYPHWTLLVNDEPTDVDTKSIIQPYLGDPRIRYGRNAARLGIGGNWNACLATAQGEIIQYLFQDDVWDPHYLAEGVGVLTRESETGMVAMAHIYRSDDSPEAERFLREAGFEGIREARVQHLPDGTEEGKSFLRRWLKLGLRPNLVGEPSFVMLHRTVTDRLGKFREDLPQGLDLEYWVRALLVTNLHAVAQSAGFFRVHPQAASMSNDAAGAGLFDRLHCFETLLRLSPADLKEDVRAALVEQLSLMGGKYRSRVRGGRKTGGSAILRLLPFVLRHPWLFLRAMARMLRKGAAETLPA, encoded by the coding sequence ATGCAGAACCCCCTCGTCAGCATCCTCATGCCCACGTACAAGCCCGACGCGCGCTTCCTGCGCGAAGCCGTGGAGAGCGTGCTGGCGCAGACGTACCCGCACTGGACGCTCTTGGTCAACGACGAGCCGACGGATGTGGACACCAAATCGATCATTCAACCGTACCTCGGCGACCCGCGCATCCGGTACGGACGGAATGCGGCGCGCCTGGGGATCGGGGGGAACTGGAACGCCTGCCTCGCCACCGCGCAGGGGGAGATCATCCAGTACCTCTTCCAGGATGACGTGTGGGACCCGCACTACCTGGCCGAGGGCGTGGGCGTGCTCACGCGGGAGAGCGAAACGGGCATGGTGGCGATGGCGCACATCTACCGCAGCGACGACAGCCCTGAGGCGGAACGCTTCCTGCGCGAGGCGGGGTTCGAGGGGATCCGCGAAGCGCGTGTGCAACACCTTCCCGACGGGACGGAGGAGGGGAAGTCCTTCCTGCGGCGCTGGCTGAAGCTGGGGCTGCGCCCCAACCTGGTGGGGGAGCCGAGCTTTGTGATGCTGCACCGTACGGTGACGGACCGCTTGGGGAAGTTCCGGGAGGACCTGCCCCAAGGCCTCGACCTGGAGTACTGGGTGCGCGCACTGCTCGTCACCAACCTGCACGCCGTCGCGCAATCCGCCGGCTTCTTCCGCGTCCATCCCCAAGCCGCCAGCATGAGCAACGATGCGGCGGGTGCGGGCTTGTTCGACCGCCTGCACTGCTTCGAAACCCTCCTGCGCCTCTCCCCCGCCGACCTGAAGGAGGACGTGCGTGCCGCCCTCGTGGAACAGCTCTCCCTCATGGGAGGCAAGTACCGCAGCCGCGTGCGGGGCGGCAGGAAAACCGGGGGATCGGCCATCCTCCGTCTCCTCCCCTTCGTCCTCCGCCACCCCTGGCTCTTCCTCCGCGCCATGGCGCGGATGCTGAGGAAGGGGGCCGCAGAAACGCTCCCGGCGTAA